The Raphanus sativus cultivar WK10039 chromosome 2, ASM80110v3, whole genome shotgun sequence genome includes a region encoding these proteins:
- the LOC108850056 gene encoding AT-rich interactive domain-containing protein 1-like, protein MQREYVLTCFWFSSCAWRSSLYSLASLFRSLLESFLVEFCPADSFRPLPPMTGDGRAVDLFNLFLSVSRRGDAVSWDEVARECGLGFNNASSAKLIYVKYLDALARWLNRVGYDSVELCGVSDGLMASLKDFLCEVKRRYGTTASRELGAELKWFVSKAKRSCGDDDDDKKVDKVMRLDCSFSPGKRKRECPLETLKWLREAAKDPCDTCSIGSLPDRSKWEAYGREEPWKELLLFRASRTNTDPSCQKIWQKIQKMHPSLYEDSTGPSYNLRERLRFDGSGSASDSSSDEEDRPCARVGSQFQAEVPEWIGLNTESDAKWLGPRVWPLSKEQSNSNLLIERDPIGKGRQDPCGCQNSDSVQCVRFHINTKREKLKLELGPAFYMWCFDSMGEGTLQYWTDLELKKVKLLMASPPTLSPSFFSELKSILSSKSREEIVSYYYNVHAFRMTARKH, encoded by the exons ATGCAAAGGGAATACGTGCTTACTTGTTTTTGGTTCTCTAGTTGTGCTTGGAGGAGTTCGTTGTACTCACTGGCCTCCTTGTTCCGAAGCTTACTCGAATCGTTCCTCGTCGAGTTTTGCCCCGCGGATAGTTTCCGACCTCTTCCTCCGATGACCGGCGACGGGAGAGCCGTCGATCTGTTTAATCTTTTCCTCAGCGTGAGTCGCAGAGGCGATGCCGTTTCGTGGGATGAAGTTGCTCGAGAGTGtggattagggtttaataaCGCATCTTCTGCGAAGTTGATCTATGTTAAGTATCTTGATGCACTTGCTAGGTGGTTGAACAGAGTTGGTTACGATAGCGTTGAGTTGTGTGGAGTCTCGGATGGTTTGATGGCTAGTCTTAAGGATTTTTTATGTGAGGTTAAGAGGAGGTATGGTACTACTGCTTCGAGGGAGTTAGGAGCTGAGCTTAAGTGGTTTGTATCAAAAGCTAAGAGAAGttgtggtgatgatgatgatgataagaaGGTGGATAAAGTTATGAGACTTGACTGCTCTTTTTCGCCTGGGAAGAGGAAACGGGAGTGTCCTTTGGAGACGTTGAAATGGTTAAGAGAGGCTGCTAAGGATCCATGTGATACTTGTTCTATTGGTTCTTTGCCTGATAGATCAAAGTGGGAAGCTTATGGAAGGGAAGAGCCGTGGAAGGAGCTTCTTCTGTTTAGGGCTTCAAGAACAAACACTGATCCGTCTTGTCAAAAGATTTGGCag AAAATCCAGAAGATGCATCCATCTCTGTATGAGGATAGTACTGGACCTAGTTACAATCTGAGAGAGAGACTCAGATTTGATGGGAGTGGCTCGGCTTCAGATAGTTCATCAGATGAGGAGGATAGACCATGTGCTCGAGTTGGCTCACAGTTTCAGGCTGAGGTACCTGAGTGGATTGGCCTCAACACCGAAAGCGATGCAAAGTGGTTGGGCCCTCGGGTCTGGCCGCTGAGCAAAGAACAAAGCAACAGTAATCTTCTTATCGAAAGAGATCCTATTGGGAAAGGAAGACAAGATCCATGCGGCTGCCAAAACTCAGATTCTGTTCAATGTGTCAGATTCCATATCAACACAAAACGGGAGAAACTGAAACTTGAACTTGGTCCAGCTTTctacatgtggtgttttgataGTATGGGTGAAGGTACTCTGCAGTATTGGACAGACTTAGAACTGAAGAAAGTAAAGCTTTTGATGGCATCTCCACCTACACTTAGCCCATCTTTCTTCAGTGAGCTGAAGAGTATCCTTTCTTCAAAGAGCAGAGAAGAGATTGTGAGCTACTATTACAACGTGCATGCTTTTAGGATGACTGCAAGAAAACACTAG